The sequence GGTTCCGCCCAGTGCGCACCTTTGCGGATCGGGTCGGCGCCGTCGAACGGGCTGGTCGCGCGTTCGAGCACACCGAGCCGGCGAGCCAGATCAGCCAGGGTCGCCGCGTCGAACCCGGTGCCGACCTTCCCGGCGTAGCGCAGCCGGTTGCCGTCGTAGTAGCCGACGAGCAACGCCCCGAGACCGACGCGGCTGCCGTGGGGGTCGGTCCAACCTCCGATCACGAGCTCCTGGTCGGCGACGCACTTGAGCTTCAGCCAATCACGGCTGCGGCCGCTCCGGTACGTGCTCGACGACCGTTTGGCCACGAGCCCCTCCCACCCCGCGACGCAGGCCTTCTCCAGCAACTCGGCGGGGTCACCGGGCAGCGGTTCGGAGCGCCGCACGGGGTCGGTGACGTCGAGCGCTGCGGCGAGCAGCTCGCGGCGGTCGCGGAGCGACTGGTCGGTGATGTCGACGCCCGCCAGGTGGAGCGCGTCGAAGACCTCGTAGACGACGGCGCCGGAACGCTGCTGCAACGCGGCGAAGCTGCCGATGTCGCCGTCGGCGCCGACCACTTCGCCGTCGAGCACGAACCGGTCGACGGGTTGGTCGAGCAGCGCCTCGACCAGCGCCGGATACGAGCGGCTGCGATCGAGGTGGTTGCGGGTCCACAAGCGCACGGTGTCACCGTCGCGCACGGCGAGGATCCGGATGCCGTCGAACTTGCGCTCGTAGGTCCAGTCGTCGCCCTCGAGCGGCAGCTCGGCGAGCGTGGCCAGCATCGGTTCCACGAAGCCGGGCCGCGCCGAGCGGGTCATCGCACGCGGGTCACGCGGGTGGTTCGACGAACGTGGCGGCGCGCCGGTGGAAACGCCACTCGTCTCCTTCGCGGCGCAACACGTCGTCGTAGCGTCCGACGAGGCGGATCGCCCACCCCGACCTGCCCAGCGAGATGAAGATCACGTCGCTGGTGGCGCGCGCTTCGGTCGAGCTCCAGTCGGTCACCAAGGTGTTCAGCACCAAGTGGCGTTGCGGCCCGCGCGGTTCCCAGCTCGTGAACGCGGCGTGCAGCGCGTCGCGGCCGGTGTGGGTGCCGAGGCCCGGGATCGTGCATGTGCCGTCTGCGCAGAACGTGGCGACGACGTCGCCGGTGCGGCCGTCGTCGAGGGCCAACGTGTAGCGGCTGATGGCCGCCCGGACCCCTTCGACCACGTCGGCGTACGTCAGGTCGGTCACTCCGTCAGGCCCAAGTCGACGGTGGGGGTGTCGAGCGGGTTGACGTTGATCGTGTGGAGCGCGGGCAGCAGCGACTTGTACGGCAGGCCGGCCAGGAACCCGTCGACGGTCTGTTCGAAGTTGCCGACGCCGCCCTCGATCCCCGCCGACAGTCGCAAGTAGTCGAAGCCGCCGTTGTGCAGACCTTGCTGTTGCTTGGGGAGGTTCGAGAAGTCCTGGGTGGGGATCGGCGGCACTCGTGGGTCGTCGACTTCCCACACTTCCGGCGGCTCGGGCCGGGGGCGGGCTTCGCTTTCGGGGTAGCGGGTGAGCGACCAGATCTCCATCAACGTCGACTCGGGACCCAGCGGCCGGAAGCGGTAGGACGACGCGCTGCTGTACATGGGCAACAAGAAGTAGTGCGGGAAGCAGTAGCCCATCGGCTGGTTGAGCCCGGAGGCCTCGAGCTCGTTGAGATCGGGCATGCGGTGACCTTGGTCGCGGTGCCAGCGCACGACTTCGTCGTTGAGCGTGCGGTTCCAAGTGGCGTACGCGAGCGGGTAGTCGGCGGGCAGCTCGACCTCGTCGCGCAGCCGCTCGGCAACTTGGAGGTCCGAGGCGTGGACCATGCCGGCCATGCCCTCGTTCATCGTGCGCAAGTAGTGCAGCTCCGCGTCGAGGAACTCCTGCGGGTCGAACGCGGTCTCGTCGCGAGGGGGCATCCGACCCGGGATCCGCAGCTGCGGGTGGCTCTGCAGCACGTGGTACTGCTCGACGAACGCAGCCTCGGCCAGCTTCCAGTTCACGGGGAGGCGGATCGCCCGCCACCACTCGACGCGGTACGCATCGACGTCCCACGCGTCTTGCACGGTGGCGAACGGTTCGATGCACTCGCGCAGCGGCGGTGCGTCGGCGTCGAAGTTGATCCACGCACATCCGCCCCAGGTCTCGCAGCGGACCGGGGTCAGGTCGATGTCGCCCGCTTCGAGGTTCTCCGGCGAGAACGTTCGCGCTCGGGGGACGAACGTGTTGACCCCGTCGAGGCCGTAGCACCAGCCGTGGAACGGGCAGACGAACGAGCGGCAGCTGCCCGTTCCCTCGACCAACCGGACGCCGCGGTGGCGGCAGGTGTTGCGCAGCGCGCGGACGCCACCGTCGGCGTCGCGCACCATGATCACCGACTGGTCGAGCAGGCGGTACTCGACGTAGTCGTGCGGCTCGGGGATCTCCTCGAGGCGGCAGGCCATCTGCCACACGCGCGACCAGAGCTGGTCGACTTCGAGCTGGAAGTACTCGGGGTCGTAGTAGCGACCTTTGGGGACGCGGTCGGGCACTTGCATGGCGTGCGGGACACGAGGACCCGGGGGCGATCCGTCCACGAGGGGGACTGTATACTAACCGGTCGGTACACCGAGCTCCGGCGACGCCCGCGGCGGGCGCAGCCACGCGACGCGACCAGAGGTGCGATGCCCAACTCGAACGCTTCGACCGGCGCCGTCGACGTCGAGGTGCTGGTCGTCGGGGCAGGCGTCACGGGCATCTACGCGCTCTACCGAGCTCGCGAAGCGGGCTTCTCCGTCCAACTCGTCGAAGCCGGCAGCGGGGTGGGTGGTACCTGGTACTGGAACCGCTACCCCGGCGCCCGCTTCGACTCCGAGAGCTACACGTACGGCTACTTGTTCTCGCGTGACCTGTTCGACGAGTGGGAGTGGCAGGAGCACTTCGCGGCGCAGCCCGAGACCGAGCGCTACTTCAACCACGTCGTCGACCGCTTCGACCTCCGCCGCCACATGCGGTTCGACGTGCCGGTGACCTCGGCCCACTACGACGTGCGGTCCGGCACGTGGCTGGTCACGCTCGGTGGCGGTGACACCATCCGGGCCCGTTTCGTCATCGCCGCGACCGGCGTCTTGTCGGTGCCGTACGTGCCCGACATCCCGGGGCGGGAGTCGTTCGGTGGCGTGGCCCACCACACCGGCCGCTGGCCGGGCGAACCGGTCGACTTCGCCGGCAAGCGGGTCGCCGTGGTCGGCACGTCCTCGAGCGGCGTGCAAGTCGTGTCGTCGATCGCCGGCGACGTCGCCCAGCTCTCGGTCTTCCAGCGCAGCGCCAACTGGTGCACCCCGCTCAACAACCGCCCGATCACCGCCGCGGAACAAGCAGAGCTGCGCGCCGGGTTCGACGAGCTGTGCCGCGTGCTCAACACGTCGATCAGCGGCTTTGCGCACCCCGTCAACGAACGGATGGCGTTCGACGACAGCGCGGCGGAGCGCCGAGCGGTCTACGAGCAGCTGTGGAACAGCCCGGGCTTCATGAAGCTCACGAGCAACTACGCCGACATGTTGTTCAACGACGCGGCGAACGCCGAGTGGTGCGACTTCATCGCCGCCAAGATCCGCGGCACGGTGCGCGACCCGGCCGTCGCCGAGCGCCTGGTGCCCAAGGACCATCCTTTCGGCGCCAAGCGACCGCCGTTCGTCCAGGGCTACTTCGAGGCGTTCAACGATCCCGAGGTCGAGCTGGTCGACCTGCGCGAGACCCCGATCGTGCGCGTGACCCCGACCGGCATCGAGACCACCGACCGCACGCGGGACTTCGACATCATCGTGTGGGCCACCGGCTTCGACTTCGGCACCGGCGCCATGCTGCGGATGGGCATCGTGG comes from Acidimicrobiales bacterium and encodes:
- a CDS encoding nuclear transport factor 2 family protein; its protein translation is MTDLTYADVVEGVRAAISRYTLALDDGRTGDVVATFCADGTCTIPGLGTHTGRDALHAAFTSWEPRGPQRHLVLNTLVTDWSSTEARATSDVIFISLGRSGWAIRLVGRYDDVLRREGDEWRFHRRAATFVEPPA
- a CDS encoding NAD(P)/FAD-dependent oxidoreductase, whose product is MPNSNASTGAVDVEVLVVGAGVTGIYALYRAREAGFSVQLVEAGSGVGGTWYWNRYPGARFDSESYTYGYLFSRDLFDEWEWQEHFAAQPETERYFNHVVDRFDLRRHMRFDVPVTSAHYDVRSGTWLVTLGGGDTIRARFVIAATGVLSVPYVPDIPGRESFGGVAHHTGRWPGEPVDFAGKRVAVVGTSSSGVQVVSSIAGDVAQLSVFQRSANWCTPLNNRPITAAEQAELRAGFDELCRVLNTSISGFAHPVNERMAFDDSAAERRAVYEQLWNSPGFMKLTSNYADMLFNDAANAEWCDFIAAKIRGTVRDPAVAERLVPKDHPFGAKRPPFVQGYFEAFNDPEVELVDLRETPIVRVTPTGIETTDRTRDFDIIVWATGFDFGTGAMLRMGIVGRGGLALADHWKDGPTTFLGLQTHGFPNLFFPGGPHAAAGNNPRYNGDQVDAVTDILCHARGVGASTIEP
- a CDS encoding aromatic ring-hydroxylating dioxygenase subunit alpha; translation: MDGSPPGPRVPHAMQVPDRVPKGRYYDPEYFQLEVDQLWSRVWQMACRLEEIPEPHDYVEYRLLDQSVIMVRDADGGVRALRNTCRHRGVRLVEGTGSCRSFVCPFHGWCYGLDGVNTFVPRARTFSPENLEAGDIDLTPVRCETWGGCAWINFDADAPPLRECIEPFATVQDAWDVDAYRVEWWRAIRLPVNWKLAEAAFVEQYHVLQSHPQLRIPGRMPPRDETAFDPQEFLDAELHYLRTMNEGMAGMVHASDLQVAERLRDEVELPADYPLAYATWNRTLNDEVVRWHRDQGHRMPDLNELEASGLNQPMGYCFPHYFLLPMYSSASSYRFRPLGPESTLMEIWSLTRYPESEARPRPEPPEVWEVDDPRVPPIPTQDFSNLPKQQQGLHNGGFDYLRLSAGIEGGVGNFEQTVDGFLAGLPYKSLLPALHTINVNPLDTPTVDLGLTE
- the ligD gene encoding non-homologous end-joining DNA ligase encodes the protein MTRSARPGFVEPMLATLAELPLEGDDWTYERKFDGIRILAVRDGDTVRLWTRNHLDRSRSYPALVEALLDQPVDRFVLDGEVVGADGDIGSFAALQQRSGAVVYEVFDALHLAGVDITDQSLRDRRELLAAALDVTDPVRRSEPLPGDPAELLEKACVAGWEGLVAKRSSSTYRSGRSRDWLKLKCVADQELVIGGWTDPHGSRVGLGALLVGYYDGNRLRYAGKVGTGFDAATLADLARRLGVLERATSPFDGADPIRKGAHWAEPRLVCQVGFAEWTGAGRLRHPRFLGLREDKDPRSVVRERPG